In [Leptolyngbya] sp. PCC 7376, a genomic segment contains:
- a CDS encoding virulence-associated E family protein, whose product MLNPLDIWPEMPDGGDIADWVIAKRETIDHAVFFENINRAIAKAFENQIYKEKSKTAQEIVKQNDPEAVVQIEAKTTKPLTKHHPETRTIYGGRKDLNYAQLYEFIQENLASRLSFDLMRRELLIDGEAFHMADELRPWFFSEFGETAKEGDIYKTIVYFAKQNNFDPVLEDLERCHREVKKIPIDNLAARYFGQDPDRFHNDLDKQKASMYNRCIELWLISAVARQYETAGRDGDPHFRGCQADHTLVLQGGQGKGKSTWFGTLCGGYFNESMGDIQANDSKMALHSNWILELAEIDGITSKKAAATLKHFLTIRVDEFRTPYARKNKPHARRSVFCGTVNPSRFLVDDENRRFWVIPVISDAIDIEAIAKERDGIWASAVEAYKNGEKWYPTLEEKKVLRLIADDFAEIDPWQEPIESYLQIHDFVNTREILLTVCKLELKDIAKRDEMRVSKILTRLGWTEEKRVRKNGQSIRVRYQPKSEQLQMEIESDIDTNIISPLSKKVGNNGKSSILQGSQLYQPSDQPAERSVRTNLENPLLEVGTSETIVPQAIQPKCTNLTDNLPVPKHYLNKGFKYGVGQKVIRGSTSEVFTISGFPPPGVQFMRKEYLCVDDHGDSEWIQQKDLFPYNC is encoded by the coding sequence GTGCTTAACCCGTTAGATATTTGGCCTGAGATGCCTGATGGTGGGGATATTGCCGACTGGGTAATTGCAAAACGTGAAACGATTGATCATGCGGTATTTTTTGAAAATATCAATCGGGCGATCGCCAAAGCATTTGAGAACCAAATTTATAAAGAGAAATCAAAAACAGCACAGGAAATCGTTAAACAAAATGACCCTGAAGCAGTGGTACAGATTGAAGCAAAGACCACTAAGCCATTAACGAAACATCACCCCGAAACTCGCACAATCTATGGAGGACGGAAGGATCTTAATTACGCTCAACTGTACGAATTTATCCAAGAAAATTTGGCCTCTAGATTATCGTTTGACTTGATGCGCCGTGAGCTGCTGATTGATGGCGAAGCCTTTCATATGGCGGATGAGCTGCGCCCTTGGTTCTTCTCAGAATTTGGAGAGACCGCGAAAGAAGGCGATATCTATAAAACGATTGTGTACTTTGCAAAGCAGAATAACTTTGACCCGGTGTTAGAGGATCTAGAGCGATGCCACAGAGAAGTAAAAAAGATTCCGATTGATAATTTGGCCGCTCGATATTTTGGACAGGATCCTGATAGATTTCACAACGATTTAGATAAGCAAAAAGCAAGCATGTATAACCGCTGCATTGAGCTGTGGCTAATTTCTGCTGTCGCCCGTCAATACGAGACCGCAGGGCGTGACGGTGACCCCCATTTTCGCGGCTGTCAAGCTGACCACACACTGGTGTTGCAAGGTGGACAAGGCAAAGGTAAATCGACATGGTTTGGGACGCTTTGCGGCGGTTATTTCAACGAATCTATGGGAGATATCCAAGCTAATGACTCAAAGATGGCGCTCCATTCTAATTGGATTCTTGAATTAGCTGAAATTGACGGCATTACCAGTAAGAAAGCCGCCGCCACACTCAAACACTTTTTGACCATTCGAGTAGATGAATTCAGGACACCATACGCAAGGAAAAATAAACCCCATGCCAGACGGTCTGTGTTTTGTGGCACCGTTAACCCGTCTCGGTTTTTAGTTGATGATGAAAACCGTAGATTTTGGGTGATACCAGTTATCTCAGACGCTATCGATATTGAGGCGATCGCCAAAGAACGTGATGGCATTTGGGCATCCGCAGTGGAAGCCTACAAAAATGGAGAGAAATGGTATCCCACCCTCGAAGAGAAAAAGGTACTCAGACTCATTGCCGATGACTTTGCAGAGATAGACCCTTGGCAAGAACCTATCGAGTCATACCTACAGATTCATGATTTTGTGAACACCCGTGAGATATTGCTCACCGTTTGTAAATTAGAACTCAAAGATATTGCGAAACGCGATGAAATGAGAGTTTCTAAGATATTGACGCGCCTTGGATGGACTGAAGAAAAGCGGGTTAGAAAGAACGGTCAATCAATTCGAGTTCGCTACCAACCCAAATCAGAACAATTGCAGATGGAAATTGAAAGCGACATAGATACCAATATTATTTCTCCTTTAAGTAAAAAGGTTGGTAACAATGGTAAAAGCTCTATCCTGCAAGGCTCCCAGCTGTACCAACCTAGTGACCAACCTGCCGAGAGGTCGGTACGTACCAACCTTGAAAACCCATTATTAGAGGTCGGTACATCTGAAACCATTGTGCCGCAAGCGATACAGCCGAAGTGTACCAACCTTACCGACAATTTGCCCGTCCCCAAACATTATTTAAATAAAGGATTTAAGTATGGTGTTGGGCAGAAGGTTATTAGAGGCTCAACGTCTGAAGTCTTTACTATTTCTGGGTTTCCACCGCCCGGTGTTCAATTCATGCGCAAAGAGTATCTCTGTGTTGATGATCATGGTGATTCTGAATGGATTCAGCAAAAAGACCTGTTTC
- a CDS encoding tetratricopeptide repeat protein produces MVAVTEQNREPSNIEQSQGNFGIGVMTGGTIESGAVVAGQYNVINQPKTPKPIPSNVRQGSNNFVERDGEKAVTVANIHEKLQSAQGVIVCAVEGMGGVGKTELSLQYAAHYKSEYKAQYFLSLREKGLAQAMVSFASPYIDLPEALQAETLEQQADWYWCNWLPDQGELLVILDDVPNAASIPELAMPSEPRIKVLVTTRQRELNLQFESLSLDVLSEAKAIALLENIVGKAKVAKEIDIVKQICSTLGCLPLGLELIGEYLRQNRFLSFADLQERLTLADESLSRDRAGLIYGQRGVAAAIQLSWDELSEASQRVAMWLGLFAPVDISWDLVASLGDKVALNDAELNQARGELDRLHLIKPVEEDFDFYTVHALVREFCQIKLSEAEENQPYRQGFVIGLLDIAKSMPSSPILEKIREVTPAIPHLELLSREMLDDIPNHDEDLIWAFIGTARFYEGQGFYALAEEPNQRCLEATQKMLGDRHPDVATSMNNLALLYSSQGKYEAAEPLYVQALELWQELLGERHPDVAT; encoded by the coding sequence CCTTCCAACATCGAGCAATCTCAGGGAAATTTCGGTATTGGGGTGATGACAGGCGGGACGATTGAATCCGGAGCTGTCGTCGCGGGTCAATACAACGTTATTAATCAACCGAAAACACCGAAACCTATTCCGAGCAATGTGCGACAAGGATCGAACAACTTCGTGGAGCGGGATGGTGAAAAGGCGGTTACTGTCGCAAACATTCATGAGAAATTGCAGTCAGCTCAAGGGGTGATCGTCTGTGCTGTGGAAGGGATGGGCGGTGTCGGGAAAACTGAGCTATCACTGCAATACGCCGCTCATTACAAGTCAGAATATAAAGCGCAGTATTTTCTATCGTTGCGGGAAAAGGGTTTAGCTCAGGCGATGGTTAGCTTTGCCAGTCCCTATATCGATTTACCAGAAGCATTACAGGCCGAGACTCTGGAACAGCAAGCGGATTGGTATTGGTGCAATTGGTTGCCGGATCAAGGGGAATTGCTGGTGATTCTGGATGATGTGCCAAACGCTGCAAGTATCCCAGAGCTGGCAATGCCTTCTGAGCCGCGAATCAAAGTCTTGGTGACAACGCGGCAACGGGAACTCAATTTACAGTTTGAGTCGTTGTCGTTAGATGTCTTGTCAGAAGCTAAGGCAATCGCCCTGTTGGAAAACATCGTCGGCAAGGCGAAGGTTGCGAAGGAAATTGATATCGTTAAGCAAATTTGTAGTACGTTGGGCTGTTTACCTTTGGGGTTGGAGCTGATTGGTGAATATCTCCGGCAAAATCGCTTTCTCAGTTTCGCAGACTTACAAGAGCGATTGACCTTAGCCGATGAGTCTTTATCAAGAGATCGCGCGGGGCTAATTTATGGGCAACGTGGAGTCGCCGCAGCAATTCAACTGAGTTGGGATGAGCTAAGTGAAGCGTCACAGCGAGTGGCGATGTGGTTAGGATTGTTTGCGCCAGTGGATATCTCTTGGGATTTGGTGGCAAGTCTTGGTGACAAGGTGGCGCTCAATGATGCAGAGCTGAATCAAGCGCGAGGAGAATTAGACCGCTTACATCTGATTAAGCCAGTGGAGGAAGACTTTGATTTTTATACGGTTCATGCTCTAGTGCGTGAATTCTGCCAGATAAAGCTGTCGGAAGCAGAGGAAAATCAGCCGTATCGACAGGGTTTTGTGATCGGGTTGCTCGATATTGCAAAATCAATGCCCTCATCACCGATATTGGAAAAAATTAGAGAGGTTACACCCGCCATCCCCCATTTAGAACTACTTAGTCGGGAAATGCTGGATGATATTCCCAATCATGATGAAGACTTAATTTGGGCTTTTATTGGTACAGCTAGATTTTATGAAGGACAGGGATTCTATGCTCTAGCAGAAGAACCCAATCAAAGGTGCTTGGAGGCAACACAGAAGATGTTGGGCGATCGCCATCCAGATGTCGCCACTAGTATGAATAACCTCGCACTTTTGTACTCATCGCAAGGGAAATATGAAGCAGCGGAACCCCTGTATGTCCAAGCCCTTGAGCTGTGGCAAGAACTATTAGGGGAGCGCCATCCAGATGTCGCCACGTAG
- a CDS encoding tetratricopeptide repeat protein — protein MNNLAYLYRAQGKYEAAEPLYVQALELRQELLGERHPSVATSMNNLAVLYYYQNRYDESESLLSQALDIRESVLGIEHPDTVSTKESLAYLRQNRS, from the coding sequence ATGAATAACCTCGCATACTTGTACAGAGCGCAAGGGAAATATGAAGCAGCGGAACCCCTGTATGTCCAAGCCCTTGAGCTGAGGCAAGAACTATTAGGGGAGCGCCATCCATCTGTCGCCACTAGTATGAATAACCTCGCTGTTTTGTATTATTACCAGAATCGCTACGATGAGTCGGAGTCCCTGTTGTCACAAGCATTAGATATTCGGGAATCTGTTCTGGGTATTGAGCATCCCGACACAGTGAGTACTAAAGAATCTCTTGCTTATTTACGACAAAATCGTTCCTAA
- a CDS encoding helix-turn-helix domain-containing protein produces MAYLSSLLLRICVIAHIYSIMMAVDNCNGKVIKDIRRCLGLTQKQFGKVVGRRQEQISRWENSTVKPEFGLDAMLTLDKMLGDVGKRLSDFTQDDR; encoded by the coding sequence ATGGCCTATCTCTCTTCTTTACTTTTGCGGATATGCGTCATAGCGCATATTTACAGTATAATGATGGCTGTTGACAATTGCAATGGGAAAGTGATTAAAGATATTCGACGATGCCTAGGCTTGACTCAAAAACAGTTCGGGAAAGTTGTAGGGAGAAGACAGGAACAAATATCACGTTGGGAGAACTCGACTGTGAAACCTGAATTCGGACTGGATGCCATGCTCACTCTAGACAAAATGCTTGGGGATGTAGGGAAACGGCTTAGTGACTTTACTCAGGATGATAGGTAA
- a CDS encoding helicase superfamily 3, which translates to MAFDIREHLGKLTPSKRRGFYHCPVCGSKNFGIQSLTGAYRCHSNQCDNADIREAIAPMETDGNTPESATRTVLPPKAKAKPVIIKDLPTLGALPEEREYPFKRRAGTKTITYYKYGDGHSVKRTDSKKGKDILPYHKPDLESGTGEVMGKGDRPWDAYRIDEALEFAAGKFVAVLEGEKCVEAMRWIGIPSITFNGSAWTAKDFSRAIAKLKGTIEGLIIIPDHDEPGYKKSDKLLENCAKHGFRVWCLTR; encoded by the coding sequence ATGGCTTTTGATATTAGAGAGCACTTGGGCAAGCTGACCCCTTCAAAACGAAGAGGGTTTTATCATTGTCCGGTTTGTGGCTCGAAAAACTTTGGGATTCAGAGTTTGACTGGTGCTTACCGTTGCCACTCGAATCAGTGCGATAACGCAGACATCAGAGAGGCGATCGCCCCAATGGAGACTGATGGTAATACACCAGAGTCCGCTACTAGAACAGTACTCCCACCAAAGGCTAAGGCTAAACCCGTGATTATCAAGGATTTGCCGACGTTAGGAGCATTACCAGAAGAGCGAGAATATCCTTTTAAGCGGAGAGCTGGCACCAAGACCATTACTTATTACAAGTATGGCGATGGGCATAGCGTTAAACGTACCGATTCAAAGAAAGGGAAAGACATTCTCCCCTATCACAAACCAGATTTAGAGTCTGGGACTGGTGAAGTCATGGGGAAAGGCGATCGCCCGTGGGATGCCTACCGAATCGATGAAGCTTTAGAGTTTGCGGCTGGTAAGTTTGTTGCCGTCCTCGAAGGCGAAAAATGTGTTGAAGCTATGCGGTGGATTGGGATTCCTAGCATTACCTTTAATGGGTCGGCATGGACAGCTAAAGATTTTAGTCGGGCGATCGCCAAACTGAAGGGAACCATCGAGGGGTTAATCATCATTCCGGATCATGATGAACCGGGGTACAAAAAATCAGACAAATTACTCGAAAACTGCGCCAAACATGGTTTCCGTGTTTGGTGCTTAACCCGTTAG